The DNA window GGGGTCCTGGAGGAGAAAACGGGCAAGGAGATTCGCCTCCACCTGCACGAGGACGCGGACCTGATCGGGGGGCTTGTGGTCCGAATTGGGGACCGTGTCTTCGACGCCAGCGTGCGCAGCCAGCTCGGCGCCCTCCACGATCGGCTCCGTGAGGCGACCCTTTCGGAAAATGCCCTCGACGACGGGGCGTAGCCCTCCGCGGCCCGCCGCCGTCCCACTTGTTCTTCACGACTTGATCTCTCGATCCTTCCATGTCCAACGGTAGTATCCGACCCGACGAGGTCACCGACATTCTCCGTCGCGAACTTGGCGATTTTGAAACCGAGGCGGAGGAGTACGAGGCCGGGACCGTGCTGGAGGCCGGTGACGGCATCGCAACCCTTTACGGCCTGAGCAACGCCCAGGCCAGCGAGCTCGTGGAGTTTCCCGAGCAGGACGTGGAGGGCATGGTCCTGAATCTCGAAGAGGACAACGTGGGGGTCATTCTCTTCGGCGACGTCGACGCGGTGAGTGAGGGCGACGAGGCGCGTCGCACCGGACGCATCGCGTCGGTCGGCGTGAACGAGAACATGCTGGGTCGTGTCATCGACCCGCTGGGGCGCCCGCTCGACGGCAAGGGGCCCATCGAGGGCGAGAAGACGGTGCTCCCGCTGGAGCGAAAGGCGCCCGGCGTCATTTACCGGGAGCCGGTCGAGGAGCCCCTGCAGACGGGCATCAAGGCCATCGACTCGATGATCCCGGTCGGGCGCGGCCAGCGTGAGCTGGTCATCGGGGACCGCCAGACCGGAAAGACGGCGGTCCTGACCGACACGATTATCAACCAGAAGAAGACCCACCAGGAGGGTACGGACAGCGGCGATCCCGTCTACTGTGTCTACGTGGCGGTGGGGCAGAAGGACTCGACGGTGGCGCAGGTGCAGCGCGACCTGGAGCGCAACGGGGCGCTGGAGCACACGGTGATCGTCAACGCCTCGGCCTCCATGCCGACGCCCCTGCAGTACGTCGCTCCGTTTGCCGGGGCCTGCATCGGCGAGTACTTCCGCGACACGGGGCGGGACTCGCTCGTGTGCTTCGACGACCTCTCGAAGCAGGCCGTCGCCTACCGGGAGCTCTCGCTCCTGCTGCGTCGCCCGCCCGGCCGCGAGGCCTACCCGGGCGACATCTTCTACCTCCACAGCCGCCTGCTCGAGCGGGCCGCCAAAATCATCAGCGACGAGGAGGTGGCCACGCAGATGAACGGCCTCCCCGACGCGCTCCAGGACAAGGTGCAAGGCGGGGGGTCGCTCACGGCGCTGCCGGTCATTGAGACACAGGCCGGCGACGTGTCCGCCTACATCCCGACGAACGTCATTTCGATTACCGACGGCCAGATTTACCTGGAGACCGACCTCTTCAACTCCGGCATCCGGCCGGCCATCGACGTGGGAAACTCGGTCTCGCGCGTCGGCGGCTCGGCGCAGATCGACGCCATGAAGGATGTCGCAAGCACGCTCCGGATCGACCTTTCGCAGTACCGCGAACTGGAGGCCTTCGCCAAGTTTGGGTCCGACCTCGACCCCTCCACGCAGCAGCAGCTCAACCGCGGGGAGCGGCTCGTCGAGATTCTGAACCAGGACCAGTTCTCGCCGGTGCCGGTGGAGGAGCAGGTCGCCATCATCTACGCGGCCATCAACGGCCACCTCGACGATGTGCCGGTCGACGACATCGAGGACTTCGAGGAGGAGTACCTGGAGCGCCTCCGCCTCCGCCACGAAGATGTGCTGACCGAGATCCGCGAGACCGAAGAGCTTACCGACGCGGCCGAAGAGGTCTTCGAGGAGGTCGCTGCGGACATGGCCGACGTCTACGCCGAGGACGAAGAGGAGGAAGAGGAAGATGTGCTCGCCGACGAAGGCGCGACGGCGTAACCCCTCACCGAGGCCCCGCTGCGCGGCGGCGCGGCTCGATCAGCCCCCGGCGAACCGATCGGGGCGGCCTCAAACGAGGCGTCCGTGCTTCCTCCACTGCCTGTCGGCCGTCCCCATTCCCACTCCTGTACGACGACCCCCCTGCCTGATCCATGGCGAACCTTCGCGACATTCGGAACCGGATCGACTCGATCGAGAACACCAAGCAGGTGACCCGGGCCATGAAGATGGTGGCGGCGGCGAAGCTGCGGCGGGCCCAAGAGAAGATCTTCCGGGCGCGGCCCTACGCGTACAAGATTGGGGAGCTCACCAACCACCTCAAGCAGGAGCTCGACCCCACGGCCCACCCCTTCTTCCAGGCGCCCGAAGAGGCCTCCGGGGCCCTGGTGATCGTGATCACGGCCGACCGTGGGCTCTGCGGGTCCTTCAACAGCGACGCCATCAACACCGCGGAGCACCTGATCGAGACCACCTACGCGGAGACGCAGTCGGCGGACGACCTGTTCATGCTGTGTGTCGGAAAAAAGGGGCACAAGCACTTTCAGAAGCGGGACTACCGCCTCGTCGGTGATTACAAAGGCGTTTTTGACGGCCTCAACTTCGACGTGGCCCAACAGGTCGTGGAGGACGCGGTGGAAGGCTTCGAACGCGGCATCTGGGGCGAGGTGAAACTCGTCTACAACGAGTTCAAGAACACCATCGTCCAGAACCAGATCGTAGAACCCCTGC is part of the Salinibacter ruber DSM 13855 genome and encodes:
- the atpA gene encoding F0F1 ATP synthase subunit alpha → MSNGSIRPDEVTDILRRELGDFETEAEEYEAGTVLEAGDGIATLYGLSNAQASELVEFPEQDVEGMVLNLEEDNVGVILFGDVDAVSEGDEARRTGRIASVGVNENMLGRVIDPLGRPLDGKGPIEGEKTVLPLERKAPGVIYREPVEEPLQTGIKAIDSMIPVGRGQRELVIGDRQTGKTAVLTDTIINQKKTHQEGTDSGDPVYCVYVAVGQKDSTVAQVQRDLERNGALEHTVIVNASASMPTPLQYVAPFAGACIGEYFRDTGRDSLVCFDDLSKQAVAYRELSLLLRRPPGREAYPGDIFYLHSRLLERAAKIISDEEVATQMNGLPDALQDKVQGGGSLTALPVIETQAGDVSAYIPTNVISITDGQIYLETDLFNSGIRPAIDVGNSVSRVGGSAQIDAMKDVASTLRIDLSQYRELEAFAKFGSDLDPSTQQQLNRGERLVEILNQDQFSPVPVEEQVAIIYAAINGHLDDVPVDDIEDFEEEYLERLRLRHEDVLTEIRETEELTDAAEEVFEEVAADMADVYAEDEEEEEEDVLADEGATA
- the atpG gene encoding ATP synthase F1 subunit gamma gives rise to the protein MANLRDIRNRIDSIENTKQVTRAMKMVAAAKLRRAQEKIFRARPYAYKIGELTNHLKQELDPTAHPFFQAPEEASGALVIVITADRGLCGSFNSDAINTAEHLIETTYAETQSADDLFMLCVGKKGHKHFQKRDYRLVGDYKGVFDGLNFDVAQQVVEDAVEGFERGIWGEVKLVYNEFKNTIVQNQIVEPLLPIPEERFETPVMEEEADGFALPENGRAIDYIFEPGAPTLLDELVPRYLYYQVWRALLESNAAEQGARMVAMDNATSNAEELIEDLTLEYNRARQSAITRELLDITSGAEALEESG